The sequence tgAACTAAAATCAAGTGACAAGCTGATTATAAGCAAGAACAAGGGTAATATAACAAGATTGTAAACAGAGAAACTCAATTTTTCCACTAAATAATATGCACTTAATATTTTACATTCAATTAACAAAAATTGCATAATAGTCACTCGAATGCTCCTCATCACCAACTTACAAATGTAAATACCTTAATTTATTCCACTATAACTCAAGTTCCGATTCGAAGTACCGCAAAACTCAGTTTATACAGAAAAACAAGCAGATTCAGATTCAGCATTATTCGCAAAGTTGCAAACGTAAAAGACTTACTTTATTTCAATCTACAATTCCGATACAAAAGCTCTGCAAAAACTCAATTTACACGAGAGATGCAGATTCAGATACAGTAATGCGGGTTGGTTTGGCCTGCGGACTTGGCTCGGGGCGAAGATCAAAAGACGCGCCAGAGTATTCGAAAATGAAACGCGAGAGAATTTATAATGTATCGTGGGCCCAAAATTGGCGCGACGGTAAATTAGCCCAAGATATATGGTGAGTTGTCAGTCAGGCCCAACTTTAAGGACCAATATCATTGATTGAACAGAAATGATATTTACTGGGCTAATCGTGTATACGCCATCTACATGAAAatggaattatttatttatttatttttaaaacagaagtattttgataaattataaattcatttcATCGtgtcttaaaaattaaaaaatggatCGACCATAGTCAAATGAAAAGTGATTTAATTAACTACAATAATCAATATTGTTGGaccacaaaaatatattttttaaaattatttcaattcaaattataaaatcaataataaggATTCACCCCGACCCAACCAACTACATGAATTTTGAAAGGGCGTCTCCTGCAATGAGATGGCGGGATTCTTTTCGAGGAGAGCCCAAAAGTCAGTGGTGTTAATGGAACGATTCCGTGGTCTTAGACCTATTAGCATACCGGATATAGCCAAGTAGTAGTCGGGGAGGTTTACATCGATAGGTACAATCTCATTCCAGTTTACAAAAACTGCCCTATTTATTTAGGAAGAAGGTCATGCGTCTCAAGGATTACTGAATTGAGTAGATGCAAATCGATTAAAAGAACAGTcgaatggaatttttttttcaattttaaaatcaacaataTTAGTCGGAATTTTTTTATAGGttcatgttaagattggaacttggacctaactcaaccccaaaagctagctcaaaagggaaggattgtccaagcccatatatacaactcccagGTATTtcatccaaccgatgtgggacaactaacacaaccccctcacgcccaggaatgaacatctggagcgtgaagtttacaaatgacccaactatgggcagaacgggtggTTCAATACATAAAggtggaacctgagctctgatatcatgttaagattggaacttgtaCCTAACTCAACCCCGAAAGTTAGCTCAAGAAAGAAGGATTGTCAAAGCTCATATATATaactctcaaatattttatctaaaCGATGTATGACAACTAACCGTTCATAACAACATTAGTTTATAAttacatgataaaaatataatttcaattaAGTTAACTATCATTGTAACGTAGCTAAGTGGTTTACAAAATTGCCACGTATCCGCCTGATTGAGCATATTTATTTCATGTCGAGTCATAAAAATAAATGCttcaaaaaaatcacaaaaaataaatcaaagttatataaatatatatctgtgtgtatttgttttttttaatattataaattatttttatgtaatttgaAAATTGAATGAAGAATAGTCGGTCCCCCGTGTTTACTTTTATGGGGGATTTATCCAATCCAACCGACTAATATTGTCACGAGCACATGGCCGTTGAATCAGCCGTTTGAAACGCTATTTGCCCACGTATTTGTGCGCATTTTAGcatttgtttaaattttgaaataaaatatttgatacgttaattaatgttttttatttGTATCCTCGGTTTGGTAAACacctaaataatttatttattttttctacaaTATGATATGTCTGGAGTACTCCTATGCNAGAAAGATGATCACCATtttctatattattattttctgaattttatttatagtttatttttaaaaaaaattctaaattccAGATTACTTCAGAATTCCCTTATACGGATTTCCAAGATTTGCCCCTGCGTATGGTATTACATATgtctaaataaaaattattgcgAGGCTGAGAACGTCTTAcatatcaattttatgaaaaagattTCTGACTTGATATAACAcatgcaaaaatattataatttatacaaaaaatattatttttattataagtaTGAATATGAtcgatctgtctcacaaatatacACCATGAAACCGTTTCACAATAAACCTACTCGTACGTCTAACTGATATTGTGCATAAATCAATATTTGATTCTATTAAATActtgatgttttatttataaaactccttattgttttcatttttttaaacgatactttatttttcaccaagtattttattcttaaaaaagTACTAACTTCACGGACCAGCAATTCCAAGCTCTTCAATTTTACGGGAACACTGGTTCAACCCGTCACTTTTTTCTCTTGTTCTCATTCAAATAAACGATTTTTTTTCTGAGTTGGGaagaatattgttattattactCGTCAAATGCAAAATTATATATCTAAAATTTAAGGTTTTGGTGTGAACATAAGCTGATAAAACATTAAacagagataaaatttaaaataaatgtaatatgtatatatatataaaaagaatattcATTTCTCGGTCGTTATTTTCGAGCACAGCATTAACTTGCACGTaagtccaaaaaaaattaaaattttaacaatgacatatttactattattttgttgaattaaataaatttcatggAACATTAAAAAAAGTGTCCAAGTGTGAGTATCACATACGCACATGTGTAAGCAAAGTCTTAAATGTTTTCGGGGGTGGTTGGAGGCAGTTGCCAGTTATAACAGTTACACAAATCCGTATACCATAATTGACTGAATGCTGCCACGTGGCAGTCCTTGCAGCTATAAAGCCTCCACGTGTTACGTTATCGTTTGGCTTCCGCCGTGGTCGGTGGATGGTGGGCCACACAAACCCCCCTGCTGGGTCAGCCGCCACCCCACTCCCcgggaatttttttatttaaaaaaaactcactTTTATCTTTTAGGGCCCATCTTCTCTCTTTGCATGAGATAATATGTGTATTTGGGGACACTGTATACTCCCAACAATGGGGGTTTATTTCAACCTGTCCGTGCATATCACTCCACATGAGTGATCCGGGTCTACCtccatgtaaaaaaaaaaattgactcaGAAAAATCCGAGCAATTAAATCGACTCTGCGGGCAGGTAGGGTCGAGTTAACCAACAATGGGAGCCACGTACCACATCCGCAGATGGGACAACGGCACAAGTCGATATTATTGTGTAGTCATTcgttataaattaaaaaaataaggaCTATATCAAGAACTcggagaaaaataaaatagatattaAAAAACTCGTGTGAGATTATACATGTATCGCTGTTCAAACAACGACCTTTCGTAAGAAATAAGgattataagaaataaatacTACGTTACACTTGTCCTTGCGCGTATGACCCTCAATATTTCCAATTTATTGACTTAAGGAAATCACCTGTATAAACGCAAATAAAtagatagataaataaataaatcttctGACACTTTGGATAATCTTAATTAATCAATCAATGTTCCCACCATCTGTCCCCTAAGCTCAAACCTTTGCACTTAAATCACCAAAACTACCCACCTCACCTTCCTTGAACCTTCCCGGTCCTCCCCATTATCGTCGCCTATAAATTCATCACCATTTTTCCCAGAATCTCAACATGCAATACATTGAAGCAAATCAAGAAACCTTGAATCTTTATAGCTTCCATTTTTCCAAATCTAACCTCtaatccataaaatcaaaatattgtacgtaaatcgatttttttttcctgtaaTTAGTTTCTGCAGTTCATCAACAATGGCCCCGAGTTTTAGCAAAGGTGATTCCAACGCTGCCATTCTTGCGAATGGTTTCGCAGGCTCATTGATCGCACTGGATGAGAAATCAAACTTGACTGTGAATGGTCAAGTCTTCCTCTCTGAAGTGCCGCCTAATATCATCACTGTCCCATCTTCACATCCCGCAGCCGCCGGAGATAAGGTGGCCGATCCACAAGAAACAGCCAAACCTGGCTGCTTCGTGGGGTTTGATACCAAAGATCCCAGCAGCCACCATGTAATCCCACTTGGGAAGCTTAAAAGTATCAGATTCATGTCCATTTTCAGGTTCAAAGTCTGGTGGACCACCCACTGGATCGGGTCCAACGGTTCAGATCTGGAGCACGAAACACAAATGCTTATCCTCGACAAAGAAGACGAACCCGGCAGCAGCAACTACAGGCCCTATGTTTTGCTGCTTCCGCTCCTCGAGGGTCCGTTTCGGACCTCACTACAACCCGGAACCGACGACTACATAGACATGTGCGTGGAGAGTGGATCCACCAAAGTATCAGCATCCTCATTCCGGGCTGCGCTTTACATCCACGCCGGCGACGACCCGTTCACCCTCGCCAAAAACGCCATCAAGGTGGCGCGTGCCCATCTGGGAACCTTCAAGCTCCTGGAAGAGAAAACTCCGCCGGGAATCGTCGACAAGTTCGGGTGGTGCACGTGGGATGCTTTCTACCTAAACGTCCACCCCGCCGGAGTCTGGGACGGAGTCAAGGGTCTGGTAGACGGAGGATGTCCCCCGGGGATGGTGTTGATCGACGACGGTTGGCAATCCATCAGCCATGACGAGGATCCGATAACTTCAGAGGGCATGAATCGGACCTCCGCCGGGGAGCAAATGCCATGCAGGCTGATAAAATTCCAAGAAAACTACAAGTTCAGAGACTACAGAAGCCCGACGGGTAAGAATACGGGTATGGGTGCATTTGTGAGGGATCTAAAGGAGAAGTTCGATAGCGTGGAGTATGTCTATGTTTGGCATGCCTTGTGCGGGTACTGGGGCGGGCTTCGGCCCGATGTTGTTGGGCTACCAAAAGCAAAGGTGGTAAAGCCCAAACTAACACCTGGGCTTGAGACAACGATGGAGGATTTGGCTGTGGATAAGATAGTGAACAACGGAGTTGGGCTTGTCCCACCAGATATGGCTGAGCAGTTGTATGAGGGACTGCACTCGTATTTGGAGTCCGTCGGCATCGATGGAGTCAAAGTGGATGTTATTCACGTAAGTCATTATCATATGTtatgtaaatattttataaggCTCTACTtacgtatttttcaaaaaatatatatgcagTGGGTCTGTTGggataactttttttttttagaagacTAATTGTTATAAGAGGTTGTGATTTTTTAAGCAGAAGAATATTGATTGTTAATATTTATTCTCAAATGCAGTTGTTGGAAATGGTGTGCGAGGAGTACGGGGGAAGAGTGGAGCTAGCAAAAGCGTATTTCAAGGCTCTCACGACTTCAGTGAGGAACCATTTCAAAGGGAACGGCGTGATTGCCAGCATGGAACACTGCAACGACTTCATGTTCCTCGGTACAGAGGCCATCTCTCTAGGACGCGTTGGTACGTGATACGGATAATATCCTTGTCTTAATCCAATATATATATGATCCCATGTAAAAAATACACTTAACCTTGCACCCTGTTTTCATCATATCGTAATAAAAAAACGTACACACAGAGTTTTCGAACTTTTGCAATTCCTCAATTTAAGACAAGTTGATTGAGCTTGTGGCTGATGATTTGCACAGGCGATGATTTTTGGTGCACTGACCCATCCGGAGACCCAAACGGCACGTTCTGGCTGCAAGGATGCCACATGGTGCATTGTGCCTACAACAGCTTGTGGATGGGCAGCTTCATCCACCCCGATTGGGATATGTTTCAGTCCACGCATCCTTGTGCAGCGTTTCACGCTGCGTCGCG comes from Primulina huaijiensis isolate GDHJ02 chromosome 2, ASM1229523v2, whole genome shotgun sequence and encodes:
- the LOC140970783 gene encoding galactinol--sucrose galactosyltransferase-like, which produces MAPSFSKGDSNAAILANGFAGSLIALDEKSNLTVNGQVFLSEVPPNIITVPSSHPAAAGDKVADPQETAKPGCFVGFDTKDPSSHHVIPLGKLKSIRFMSIFRFKVWWTTHWIGSNGSDLEHETQMLILDKEDEPGSSNYRPYVLLLPLLEGPFRTSLQPGTDDYIDMCVESGSTKVSASSFRAALYIHAGDDPFTLAKNAIKVARAHLGTFKLLEEKTPPGIVDKFGWCTWDAFYLNVHPAGVWDGVKGLVDGGCPPGMVLIDDGWQSISHDEDPITSEGMNRTSAGEQMPCRLIKFQENYKFRDYRSPTGKNTGMGAFVRDLKEKFDSVEYVYVWHALCGYWGGLRPDVVGLPKAKVVKPKLTPGLETTMEDLAVDKIVNNGVGLVPPDMAEQLYEGLHSYLESVGIDGVKVDVIHLLEMVCEEYGGRVELAKAYFKALTTSVRNHFKGNGVIASMEHCNDFMFLGTEAISLGRVGDDFWCTDPSGDPNGTFWLQGCHMVHCAYNSLWMGSFIHPDWDMFQSTHPCAAFHAASRAISGGPIYISDSVGKHNFDLLKTLVLPDGSILRCEYYALPTRDCLFEDPLHNGKTMLKIWNINKFTGVIGAFNCQGGGWCQETRRNKCASQYSRAVSSKTGPVDIEWKQGRNPISIEDDQTFVMYLFHQKKLILSERSTTIDICLEPFEFELVTVSPIMTLTKKSVQFAPIGLVNMLNSGGALQSLAFDDGANSVKVGVKGTGELRVFASEKPVACTLNGENATFGYEDYMVIVQVPWPNSPGISVIEYSF